One window from the genome of Variovorax sp. PAMC26660 encodes:
- the rpsG gene encoding 30S ribosomal protein S7: protein MPRRREVPKREILPDPKYGNVELSKFMNVIMEGGKKAVAERIIYGALEFIEKKNPDKDPLEAFTVAINNVKPMVEVKSRRVGGANYQVPVEVRPVRRLALSMRWIKEAARKRGEKSMALRLANELMEATEGRGGAMKKRDEVHRMAEANRAFSHFRF from the coding sequence ATGCCACGTCGTCGCGAAGTCCCCAAACGTGAAATCCTGCCGGATCCCAAGTACGGCAATGTCGAGCTGTCCAAATTCATGAACGTGATCATGGAAGGCGGCAAGAAGGCTGTTGCCGAACGCATCATTTACGGTGCGCTCGAATTCATCGAAAAGAAGAATCCGGACAAGGACCCTCTCGAAGCATTCACCGTTGCCATCAACAACGTGAAGCCGATGGTCGAAGTGAAGTCGCGCCGCGTTGGCGGTGCGAACTATCAAGTGCCGGTCGAAGTGCGCCCTGTCCGTCGTCTCGCCCTGTCGATGCGCTGGATCAAGGAAGCTGCCCGCAAGCGCGGTGAAAAGTCGATGGCCCTGCGTCTGGCCAACGAACTGATGGAAGCCACGGAAGGCCGTGGCGGTGCCATGAAGAAGCGCGATGAAGTGCACCGCATGGCAGAAGCCAATCGGGCGTTCAGCCACTTCCGCTTCTAA
- a CDS encoding VanZ family protein: MERSHKSAALPLALAYAALIVYASLYPFADWRDQGIAPWAYLSAPWPKYWTGFDLAINVVGYVPFGFLCALTVLRTRRSASVWRAVLRATVAGAAIAFAMETLQSYLPVRIPSNVDLGLNTVGTIVGAVLAAALERLGAVAHWSRARSQWFVEDARGALVLLALWPFALLFPAAVTFGLGQVFERLEVAISEWLLDTPFIDWLPLRQFELEPLVPAVELLCVMLGALVPCLLGYLVARSVVQRAVLLPLTLLAGIAASALSAALSYGPTHAWAWLDLPVQVGMAAALFAGVLLLFAPRRLCAALLLVGLVLQLSLLNQAPESAYFAQTLATWEQGRFIRFHGLAQWLGWAWPFAVLAYVVAALSRRGRPGAVTTA, translated from the coding sequence GTGGAGAGGTCGCACAAGTCCGCCGCGCTCCCCCTGGCGCTTGCCTACGCGGCGCTGATCGTCTACGCCAGCCTTTATCCTTTTGCCGACTGGCGCGACCAGGGCATTGCGCCCTGGGCCTATCTGTCGGCGCCATGGCCGAAGTACTGGACGGGCTTCGACCTGGCGATCAATGTCGTGGGCTACGTCCCCTTCGGCTTCCTGTGCGCCCTGACGGTGCTGCGCACCCGCCGCAGTGCCAGCGTGTGGCGCGCGGTGCTGCGTGCCACGGTGGCCGGCGCGGCGATTGCCTTTGCGATGGAGACGCTGCAGAGCTACCTGCCCGTCCGCATTCCGTCCAATGTCGACCTGGGGCTCAACACGGTCGGCACGATCGTCGGCGCCGTGTTGGCCGCGGCGCTGGAGCGGCTGGGTGCCGTCGCGCACTGGAGCCGTGCGCGTTCGCAGTGGTTCGTTGAAGACGCTCGTGGCGCACTGGTGCTGCTCGCGCTCTGGCCTTTTGCGCTGCTGTTCCCGGCGGCCGTCACTTTCGGGCTGGGACAGGTGTTCGAGCGGCTCGAGGTCGCGATCTCCGAGTGGCTGCTGGACACACCTTTCATCGACTGGTTGCCGCTGCGGCAGTTCGAGCTCGAGCCGCTGGTGCCGGCGGTGGAGCTGCTGTGCGTGATGCTTGGCGCGCTGGTGCCGTGCCTGCTGGGCTATCTGGTGGCGCGCTCGGTCGTTCAGCGCGCCGTGCTGCTGCCGCTGACCTTGTTGGCGGGCATCGCGGCCTCGGCGCTGTCGGCCGCATTGAGCTATGGGCCCACGCATGCATGGGCATGGCTGGACTTGCCTGTTCAGGTCGGCATGGCCGCCGCGCTCTTCGCCGGTGTGCTGCTGCTGTTCGCGCCGCGCCGCTTGTGCGCGGCCTTGTTGCTGGTGGGGCTCGTGCTCCAGTTGAGCCTGTTGAACCAGGCGCCCGAGAGTGCGTACTTCGCGCAGACATTGGCCACGTGGGAGCAGGGGCGCTTCATCCGCTTTCACGGGCTGGCGCAGTGGCTGGGGTGGGCCTGGCCGTTCGCAGTGCTGGCCTATGTGGTGGCTGCCCTGTCGCGCCGGGGGCGGCCCGGTGCGGTCACGACGGCCTGA
- the rpsL gene encoding 30S ribosomal protein S12 encodes MPTINQLVRQGRTVEKINSKSPAMQNSPQRRGVCTRVYTTTPKKPNSALRKVAKVRLTNGFEVISYIGGEGHNLQEHSVVLVRGGRVKDLPGVRYHIVRGSLDLQGVKDRKQSRSKYGAKRPKKA; translated from the coding sequence ATGCCAACCATCAATCAACTGGTGCGTCAGGGTCGAACGGTCGAAAAGATCAATTCGAAGAGCCCTGCCATGCAGAACTCGCCGCAACGTCGCGGTGTCTGCACCCGCGTCTACACCACGACGCCAAAGAAGCCCAACTCGGCGCTTCGTAAAGTTGCCAAGGTCCGTCTGACCAATGGCTTCGAAGTCATCTCCTACATCGGCGGCGAAGGCCACAACCTGCAGGAACACAGCGTTGTGCTGGTTCGCGGCGGTCGTGTCAAGGACTTGCCCGGTGTTCGCTACCACATCGTGCGCGGTTCGCTCGACTTGCAAGGCGTGAAAGACCGCAAGCAGTCGCGCTCCAAGTACGGCGCAAAGCGTCCCAAGAAGGCTTAA
- a CDS encoding magnesium transporter CorA family protein, translating into MRIFEINRSQVSEHQALAPLTVPGACGASGYLWISLTREEFRASLPEVQQILQTLCLTQLVDLHVADLLNDQLPSHYDYTSQYDVLVFRRLATAQGQTAPGNGNEMPPASKPPQPRGGPPVLRRVDTRPVGFAVFDRVLLSVHPEDGAVRDAFATRLLAAASPDDRGAPALDVRATSARLPTSPSDLMLRVINQIVDGYLDLRRELTKQLDHWQTELIDPRSRFTNWGALMEARQSLHHLDEICEDQRAAMQDWIDSLETLPMPKGEAELRERELIMIRSRDVLEHIERVVHHVHRLEQNAETAVQMHFSVQGHRANDIMRVLTVLTAVFLPLNLIAGIFGMNFEFIPLVHKADGFWIAMTSMLVIAVTLVLIFWRKRYLARTR; encoded by the coding sequence ATGCGCATCTTCGAAATCAACCGATCGCAGGTCAGCGAGCACCAGGCACTGGCGCCGCTGACGGTGCCGGGCGCATGCGGCGCCAGCGGCTACCTCTGGATCTCGCTCACGCGCGAGGAATTCCGCGCCTCGCTGCCCGAGGTCCAGCAGATCCTGCAGACGCTCTGCCTGACCCAGCTGGTCGACCTGCACGTGGCCGACCTGCTCAACGACCAGTTGCCATCGCACTACGACTACACCTCGCAGTACGACGTGCTGGTGTTCCGGCGCCTCGCGACCGCCCAGGGCCAGACGGCCCCGGGCAATGGCAACGAGATGCCCCCGGCGTCCAAGCCGCCGCAGCCTCGCGGCGGCCCGCCCGTGCTGCGCCGCGTCGACACCCGACCGGTCGGCTTCGCGGTGTTCGACCGCGTGCTGCTGTCGGTGCACCCCGAAGACGGCGCCGTGCGCGACGCCTTCGCCACACGGCTGCTGGCCGCCGCCTCGCCCGACGATCGCGGCGCGCCGGCGCTCGACGTGCGCGCCACCTCGGCCCGCCTGCCGACCAGCCCGTCCGACCTGATGCTGCGGGTCATCAACCAGATCGTCGACGGCTATCTCGACCTGCGGCGCGAACTCACCAAGCAGCTCGACCACTGGCAGACCGAGCTGATCGACCCGCGCAGCCGTTTCACCAACTGGGGCGCGCTGATGGAGGCACGCCAGTCGCTGCATCACCTGGACGAAATCTGCGAAGACCAGCGCGCCGCCATGCAGGACTGGATCGACTCGCTCGAAACCCTGCCCATGCCCAAGGGCGAAGCCGAACTGCGCGAACGCGAGCTGATCATGATCCGCAGCCGCGACGTGCTCGAGCACATCGAGCGCGTGGTGCACCACGTGCACCGGCTGGAGCAGAACGCCGAGACGGCCGTGCAGATGCACTTCAGCGTCCAGGGCCACCGGGCCAACGACATCATGCGGGTGCTGACGGTACTTACCGCCGTGTTCCTGCCGCTCAATCTCATTGCCGGCATCTTCGGCATGAACTTCGAGTTCATTCCGCTGGTGCACAAGGCCGACGGCTTCTGGATCGCGATGACGTCGATGCTGGTCATCGCGGTGACGCTGGTTCTGATCTTCTGGCGCAAGCGTTATCTCGCGCGCACACGCTGA
- the fusA gene encoding elongation factor G, with amino-acid sequence MSRKTPIERYRNIGISAHIDAGKTTTTERILFYTGVNHKIGEVHDGAATMDWMEQEQERGITITSAATTCFWKGMAGKFEEHRINIIDTPGHVDFTIEVERSMRVLDGAVMVYDAVGGVQPQSETVWRQANKYKVPRLAFVNKMDRTGADFLRVRQMMVDRLKANPVVIQIPIGAEEHFQGIVDLVKMKSIIWDEDKGITFTYGEIPANLAAVCAEYREKLVEAAAEASEELMNKYLEGNELTEAEIKAAIRQRTIAGEIQPMLCGSAFKNKGVQAMLDAVVEYMPAPTDIPPVKGMDEDEVPTTRKADDSEKFSALAFKLMTDPFVGQLTFVRVYSGVLTKGDSVYNPVRGKKERIGRIVQMHANNRVEVSEIRAGDIAACIGLKEVTTGETLCDPTAILTLERMVFPESVISQAVEPKTKVDQEKMGIALQRLAQEDPSFRVKTDEESGQTIIAGMGELHLEIIVDRMKREFGVEANVGKPQVAYRETIRKTVEDAEGKFVRQSGGKGQYGHVILKLEPQEAGKGFEFVDAIKGGVVPREYIPAVEKGVVEALTQGVLAGYPVVDVKVTLHFGSYHDVDSNEMAFKMAAIFGFKEGARKASPVILEPMMAVEVETPEDYAGNVMGDLSSRRGMVQGMEDMIGGGKAIKAEVPLSEMFGYSTTLRSMSQGRATYTMEFKHYAEAPRNVAEAIVAARAK; translated from the coding sequence ATGTCCCGCAAGACCCCCATCGAGCGCTACCGCAACATCGGCATCTCCGCGCACATCGACGCTGGCAAGACCACGACGACCGAACGTATCCTGTTCTACACCGGTGTGAACCACAAGATCGGTGAAGTGCACGACGGTGCCGCCACGATGGACTGGATGGAGCAAGAGCAAGAGCGCGGCATCACGATCACCTCGGCTGCCACCACCTGCTTCTGGAAGGGCATGGCTGGCAAGTTCGAAGAACACCGCATCAACATCATCGACACCCCCGGCCACGTGGACTTCACCATTGAAGTCGAGCGCTCGATGCGCGTGCTGGACGGCGCTGTCATGGTGTACGACGCCGTCGGCGGCGTGCAGCCCCAGTCGGAAACCGTCTGGCGCCAGGCCAACAAGTACAAGGTTCCGCGTCTCGCGTTCGTCAACAAGATGGACCGCACCGGCGCCGACTTCCTGCGCGTGCGCCAGATGATGGTGGACCGCCTGAAGGCCAACCCCGTCGTGATCCAGATCCCGATCGGTGCCGAAGAGCACTTCCAGGGCATCGTCGACCTCGTGAAGATGAAGTCGATCATCTGGGACGAAGACAAGGGCATCACGTTCACCTACGGCGAAATCCCGGCCAACCTGGCCGCCGTCTGCGCCGAATACCGCGAAAAGCTCGTCGAAGCCGCTGCCGAAGCGAGCGAAGAGCTGATGAACAAGTACCTCGAAGGCAATGAGCTGACCGAAGCCGAAATCAAGGCTGCGATCCGCCAACGCACCATCGCTGGCGAAATCCAGCCGATGCTGTGCGGTTCGGCCTTCAAGAACAAGGGCGTGCAAGCCATGCTCGACGCCGTCGTCGAATACATGCCCGCACCGACGGACATCCCGCCGGTCAAGGGCATGGACGAAGACGAAGTGCCGACGACCCGCAAGGCCGACGACAGCGAAAAGTTCTCCGCGCTCGCATTCAAGCTCATGACCGACCCGTTCGTCGGCCAGCTGACCTTCGTGCGCGTCTACTCTGGCGTGCTGACCAAGGGCGACAGCGTCTACAACCCGGTGCGCGGCAAGAAAGAGCGCATTGGCCGGATCGTGCAGATGCACGCGAACAACCGCGTCGAAGTGAGCGAAATTCGCGCCGGCGACATCGCTGCCTGTATCGGCCTGAAGGAAGTGACCACGGGCGAAACCCTGTGCGATCCCACCGCCATCCTGACGCTCGAGCGCATGGTGTTCCCGGAATCGGTGATCTCGCAGGCTGTTGAGCCCAAGACCAAGGTCGACCAGGAAAAGATGGGCATCGCCCTGCAACGCCTGGCACAGGAAGACCCGTCGTTCCGCGTCAAGACCGACGAAGAATCGGGCCAGACCATCATCGCCGGCATGGGCGAGCTTCACCTCGAAATCATCGTGGACCGCATGAAGCGCGAGTTCGGCGTGGAAGCCAACGTGGGCAAGCCGCAAGTGGCCTACCGCGAAACGATCCGCAAGACCGTCGAAGATGCCGAAGGCAAGTTCGTTCGCCAGTCGGGCGGCAAGGGCCAGTACGGTCACGTCATCCTGAAGCTCGAGCCGCAAGAAGCTGGCAAGGGCTTCGAATTCGTCGACGCCATCAAGGGCGGTGTGGTTCCTCGCGAATACATCCCCGCAGTGGAAAAGGGCGTTGTTGAAGCGCTGACCCAGGGCGTGCTGGCGGGTTACCCCGTCGTCGACGTCAAGGTCACGCTGCATTTCGGCTCGTACCACGACGTGGACTCGAACGAAATGGCGTTCAAGATGGCCGCGATCTTCGGTTTCAAGGAAGGCGCCCGCAAGGCCAGCCCCGTGATCCTGGAGCCGATGATGGCCGTGGAAGTCGAAACGCCTGAAGACTACGCCGGCAACGTGATGGGTGACCTGTCCTCACGCCGCGGCATGGTGCAGGGCATGGAAGACATGATCGGTGGCGGCAAGGCCATCAAGGCCGAAGTGCCGCTGTCGGAAATGTTCGGCTACTCGACCACGCTGCGTTCGATGTCGCAAGGCCGCGCCACGTACACGATGGAGTTCAAGCACTACGCTGAAGCTCCGCGCAACGTTGCTGAAGCCATCGTGGCTGCTCGCGCAAAGTAA
- a CDS encoding DUF4148 domain-containing protein, translated as MKTSQILAAAALTLLAATGAQAETYQGVNAAVSTKSRDEVNAEAVRAASAPNQNVTRGSRGAETVAVSQDRAIVAAEAVRTSYAPDQNVSSGSRVNSKVISTMANPADARVQAQQGSGAVAK; from the coding sequence ATGAAGACCTCGCAAATCCTCGCCGCTGCCGCCCTGACCCTGCTTGCCGCCACCGGCGCCCAAGCCGAAACGTACCAAGGCGTGAACGCCGCTGTCTCGACCAAGAGCCGCGACGAAGTCAACGCTGAAGCCGTGCGCGCCGCATCGGCTCCGAACCAGAACGTGACCCGCGGTTCGCGCGGCGCGGAAACGGTCGCCGTGTCGCAAGACCGCGCCATCGTCGCAGCCGAAGCCGTTCGCACCTCGTACGCTCCTGACCAGAACGTGAGCTCGGGCTCGCGCGTCAACAGCAAGGTCATCTCGACGATGGCCAACCCCGCTGACGCACGCGTCCAGGCCCAACAAGGTTCGGGCGCTGTCGCCAAGTAA
- a CDS encoding CopD family protein, with amino-acid sequence MLWVKSLHIVFIASWFAGLFYLPRIFVNLAMVPPESVAERERLLLMARKLMRFTTFLAIPALGFGLWLWLGYGIGRGPGNGWMHAKLALVLVAVGYHHGCGVLLRRFVAGGNRRNDRWYRWFNELPVLLLLGIVILVVVKPF; translated from the coding sequence ATGCTTTGGGTCAAATCTCTCCACATTGTTTTCATTGCAAGCTGGTTCGCGGGGTTGTTCTACCTCCCACGGATTTTTGTCAATCTTGCGATGGTTCCGCCCGAGTCGGTTGCCGAGCGTGAGCGCCTGCTGCTGATGGCGCGCAAGCTGATGCGATTCACGACGTTTCTTGCAATTCCGGCGTTGGGATTCGGCCTGTGGCTCTGGCTGGGCTATGGCATCGGGCGCGGGCCTGGCAACGGGTGGATGCATGCCAAGCTGGCGCTGGTGCTGGTGGCCGTCGGCTATCACCATGGCTGCGGCGTGTTGCTGCGCCGCTTCGTGGCGGGTGGCAACCGGCGCAACGACCGCTGGTACCGCTGGTTCAACGAGCTGCCCGTGCTGTTGTTGCTGGGCATCGTGATCCTGGTGGTCGTCAAGCCGTTCTGA
- a CDS encoding alpha/beta hydrolase, with product MKTSKIMAPAVLSMLAAASAHAEGYEPVQPLKAVTSRSEVASEAAAAAHGGNVYGDVVAAPLTSRPSLRDRASIRAEAVATAHAPNQNLDRRAFANSEVPPQFRTARP from the coding sequence ATGAAGACCTCGAAGATCATGGCCCCCGCCGTCTTGTCGATGCTGGCTGCCGCAAGCGCCCATGCCGAGGGCTACGAACCCGTGCAACCGCTCAAGGCCGTGACCAGCCGCTCTGAAGTGGCGAGCGAAGCCGCCGCGGCGGCGCATGGTGGCAATGTCTACGGCGATGTCGTCGCGGCGCCGCTGACCTCGCGGCCGAGCTTGCGCGATCGGGCGTCGATTCGCGCCGAGGCCGTGGCCACCGCGCATGCGCCGAACCAGAACCTGGACCGCCGCGCCTTCGCCAACAGCGAGGTTCCGCCGCAATTCCGAACGGCACGGCCGTAA
- a CDS encoding (2Fe-2S) ferredoxin domain-containing protein, with translation MPSSISAVPSGYYGRHIFFCLNERKNGEDSCALHNAQEGFDRCKAKVKEAGLAGPGKVRVNKAGCLDRCAGGPVAVVYPEAVWYTFVDAEDIDEIVESHLKNGQVVERLLLPADVGR, from the coding sequence ATGCCCAGTTCCATCTCTGCCGTGCCGTCCGGCTACTACGGCCGCCATATCTTCTTTTGTCTCAACGAGCGCAAGAACGGCGAAGACTCCTGTGCCCTGCACAACGCACAGGAAGGTTTCGATCGCTGCAAGGCGAAGGTCAAGGAGGCGGGTCTTGCCGGGCCCGGCAAGGTGCGCGTGAACAAGGCCGGTTGCCTCGACCGCTGCGCGGGTGGACCGGTGGCGGTGGTGTATCCCGAAGCCGTCTGGTACACCTTCGTCGATGCCGAAGACATCGACGAGATCGTCGAGTCGCACCTGAAGAACGGGCAGGTCGTCGAGCGGCTTTTGCTGCCTGCCGACGTCGGCCGCTGA
- the hemB gene encoding porphobilinogen synthase produces MFPAGRPRRLRRDAFTRNLVREHALTANDLIYPVFVQEGEKRRDAVPSMPGMDRLSLDLLLPVAEQCVAAGIPVMALFPVIDASLKTPSGDEAFNPDGLIPRVVAALKARFPELGVMTDVALDPYTSHGQDGLLDDTGYILNEPTVEVLVKQALTQSQAGVDIVAPSDMMDGRIGAIRTALEARGDIHTLIMAYSAKYASAFYGPFRDAVGSASTLGKANKKVYQMDPGNSDEALREVALDIAEGADMVMVKPGMPYLDIVRRVKDEFHVPTFAYQVSGEYAMLKAAAQNGWLDHDAVVLESLLAFKRAGADGVLTYFALDAARLLQKQ; encoded by the coding sequence ATGTTCCCCGCCGGCCGGCCGCGGCGCCTGCGTCGCGATGCCTTCACCCGCAACCTGGTGCGAGAACACGCGTTGACGGCCAATGACCTCATCTACCCGGTGTTTGTGCAGGAAGGCGAGAAACGCCGCGATGCCGTGCCGTCGATGCCCGGCATGGACCGCCTGAGCCTCGACCTGCTGCTGCCCGTGGCCGAGCAATGCGTGGCGGCCGGCATCCCCGTGATGGCGTTGTTTCCCGTGATCGACGCCAGCCTCAAGACGCCCTCCGGCGACGAAGCCTTCAACCCCGACGGCCTGATTCCCCGCGTGGTGGCCGCGCTCAAGGCGCGGTTCCCCGAACTGGGCGTGATGACCGATGTCGCGCTGGACCCCTACACCAGCCACGGCCAGGACGGCCTGCTCGACGACACCGGCTACATCCTCAACGAGCCGACCGTCGAAGTGCTGGTCAAGCAGGCACTCACACAATCGCAAGCCGGCGTGGACATCGTGGCACCCAGCGACATGATGGACGGCCGCATCGGCGCCATCCGCACCGCGCTGGAAGCGCGCGGCGACATCCATACGCTCATCATGGCCTACAGCGCCAAGTACGCCAGCGCCTTCTACGGCCCCTTCCGCGACGCCGTGGGCTCGGCCTCGACGCTGGGCAAGGCCAACAAGAAGGTCTACCAGATGGACCCCGGCAACAGCGACGAGGCCCTGCGTGAAGTCGCGCTCGACATCGCCGAAGGCGCCGACATGGTGATGGTCAAGCCCGGCATGCCCTACCTGGACATCGTGCGCCGCGTGAAAGACGAGTTCCATGTGCCGACCTTCGCCTACCAGGTGAGCGGCGAGTACGCGATGCTCAAGGCCGCCGCCCAGAACGGCTGGCTCGACCACGACGCCGTGGTGCTCGAAAGCCTGCTGGCCTTCAAGCGCGCCGGCGCCGATGGCGTGCTCACCTACTTCGCGCTCGACGCCGCGCGCTTGCTACAAAAACAATAG
- a CDS encoding alpha/beta hydrolase encodes MNSQTEKISLQGAAGVIEVQRDQPADASRGIAVIAHPHPLFGGTMDNKVVQTLARAFVASGWTSVRFNFRGVGASEGVHDEGRGELEDMLNVIGQLAPDGPLAIAGFSFGAFVASGAAAKFWAERDLQQIVLVGTAASRFAVATLPAEAHERMLVIHGEADDTVPLSAVMDWARPQSLPVTVVPGGGHFFHGQLPLLKSLVVRHLRAGIA; translated from the coding sequence ATGAACTCCCAGACCGAAAAGATCAGCCTCCAGGGCGCCGCCGGCGTGATCGAGGTGCAGCGCGATCAACCGGCCGACGCTTCGCGCGGCATCGCGGTCATTGCCCATCCCCATCCGCTGTTCGGCGGCACGATGGACAACAAGGTCGTGCAGACACTGGCGCGTGCCTTTGTCGCCAGCGGCTGGACCTCGGTGCGCTTCAACTTCCGCGGCGTGGGCGCCAGCGAAGGCGTGCACGACGAAGGGCGTGGCGAGCTGGAAGACATGCTCAACGTCATCGGCCAGCTCGCGCCTGACGGGCCGTTGGCGATTGCCGGTTTTTCCTTCGGTGCTTTTGTGGCGAGCGGTGCTGCCGCCAAGTTTTGGGCCGAGCGCGACCTTCAGCAAATCGTGCTGGTAGGCACCGCCGCCTCGCGCTTCGCTGTAGCCACATTGCCGGCCGAGGCGCACGAGCGAATGCTGGTGATCCATGGCGAGGCTGACGACACCGTGCCGCTGTCCGCCGTGATGGATTGGGCGCGGCCGCAGTCACTTCCTGTCACAGTCGTCCCCGGGGGCGGACATTTCTTTCACGGACAATTGCCACTGCTCAAAAGTCTGGTTGTCCGCCATCTGCGCGCGGGCATTGCTTGA
- a CDS encoding D-alanyl-D-alanine carboxypeptidase family protein: MNRFLGALRALVFAAIASVSLIAAAQVPAPPEVAARSYLLLDVTANQILAQKDIDSPVEPASLTKLMSAYVVFDALRAKKITLTQTFPVSPRAWKMPGSRMFIDPKMQVPVEDLIKGLIVQSGNDATVALAEGVGGTVEHFVELMNAQAKALGMKNTSYKNPEGLTAPGHTTTARDLSILATRLVRDFPEEAKYYAIKKYRYPGTPSTNDTNRNLLLFRDPTVDGLKTGHTEAAGYCMIATAKRDFPNLTGGRRLLSVVLGASSEAVRANESQKLLNWGYTAYDAVRLFDAGQPAATPAVWKGKANVLKLGRPEAIVVAVPAGSASKIKTQVSRPDPLVAPFTKYQPVGSLKVTLDDQPLADVPLVALEAVEQAGVFGRAWDAVRLWIK; this comes from the coding sequence ATGAATCGTTTTCTAGGCGCGCTCCGCGCGCTGGTCTTTGCCGCTATCGCATCCGTCAGTTTGATCGCCGCCGCCCAAGTGCCGGCGCCGCCCGAGGTTGCCGCGCGCAGCTACCTGCTGCTCGACGTGACCGCCAACCAGATCCTGGCGCAGAAGGACATCGACAGCCCGGTCGAGCCGGCCTCGCTGACCAAGCTGATGTCGGCGTACGTGGTGTTCGACGCGCTGCGCGCCAAGAAGATCACGCTCACCCAGACCTTTCCTGTCAGCCCGCGCGCCTGGAAGATGCCCGGCTCGCGCATGTTCATCGACCCCAAGATGCAGGTGCCGGTCGAAGACCTCATCAAGGGCTTGATCGTGCAGTCGGGCAACGACGCCACGGTGGCGCTGGCCGAGGGCGTGGGCGGCACGGTGGAGCACTTCGTCGAACTCATGAACGCCCAAGCCAAGGCGCTGGGCATGAAGAACACGAGCTACAAGAACCCCGAAGGTCTGACGGCACCCGGCCACACGACCACGGCCCGCGACCTGAGCATCCTTGCGACGCGCCTGGTGCGAGATTTCCCCGAGGAAGCCAAGTACTACGCGATCAAGAAGTACCGCTACCCCGGCACGCCGTCGACCAACGACACCAACCGCAACCTGCTGCTGTTCCGTGACCCGACCGTCGATGGCCTGAAGACCGGTCACACCGAGGCGGCTGGCTACTGCATGATCGCCACCGCCAAGCGGGACTTTCCCAACCTGACTGGCGGCCGCCGCCTGCTGTCGGTCGTGCTGGGCGCCTCGAGCGAGGCGGTGCGCGCCAACGAATCGCAAAAGCTGTTGAACTGGGGCTACACGGCGTACGACGCCGTCCGCCTGTTCGACGCTGGCCAGCCGGCGGCCACTCCGGCCGTCTGGAAGGGCAAAGCGAACGTCCTGAAGCTGGGCCGTCCGGAAGCCATCGTGGTCGCGGTGCCTGCCGGCAGCGCCAGCAAGATCAAGACGCAGGTGTCGCGCCCCGATCCGTTGGTGGCGCCGTTCACCAAGTACCAGCCCGTGGGCTCGCTCAAGGTCACCCTGGACGACCAGCCGTTGGCCGATGTACCGCTGGTCGCGCTGGAAGCGGTCGAGCAGGCGGGTGTCTTTGGCCGTGCCTGGGACGCCGTGCGCCTCTGGATCAAGTAA